The Chitinophagales bacterium genome contains a region encoding:
- a CDS encoding helix-turn-helix transcriptional regulator gives MRQLDVATKLGFSSTDRISKWERRLTYPHLLNLFKLCELYNVYPHELYDGLLSNTASQKKI, from the coding sequence TTGAGACAGCTTGATGTTGCTACAAAATTAGGGTTCTCGAGTACGGACAGAATCTCAAAGTGGGAGCGACGACTAACCTACCCACACTTATTGAACTTATTTAAGCTTTGTGAACTGTATAACGTATATCCCCATGAACTCTATGATGGATTACTATCCAACACTGCATCCCAGAAGAAAATTTAA